From one Comamonas piscis genomic stretch:
- a CDS encoding heavy metal response regulator transcription factor, with protein sequence MRILIIEDEIKSAEYLKKGLGDSGFQVEVANDGIDGLFIAQSNDFDLLILDVMLPGIDGWGVIRRFRERSQVPVLFLTARDAVEDRVKGLELGADDYLIKPFSYAELLARVRTLLRRTPMRQQDIVEMADLEVDMRKRRALRGGQRIDLTNQEFALLQLLLQHQGEVLSRSQIASQVWDMNFDSDTNVVDVAIRRLRAKIDDAFAVKLIQTVRGMGYRIEAPLP encoded by the coding sequence ATGCGCATATTGATTATTGAAGACGAGATTAAATCCGCAGAATATCTGAAGAAAGGTCTTGGGGATTCAGGCTTCCAGGTGGAGGTGGCCAACGATGGCATCGACGGTCTGTTCATCGCCCAATCCAACGATTTTGATTTACTGATCCTGGATGTCATGTTGCCCGGCATTGATGGCTGGGGGGTTATCCGCCGCTTCCGCGAACGCAGCCAGGTTCCGGTGCTTTTTTTAACGGCAAGAGACGCCGTAGAGGACCGCGTCAAAGGGCTGGAGCTGGGCGCCGATGATTACCTGATTAAACCTTTCTCTTATGCCGAGCTTTTGGCACGGGTGCGTACCCTCTTGCGCAGAACCCCCATGCGCCAGCAAGACATTGTCGAGATGGCTGATCTGGAAGTGGACATGCGCAAACGGCGGGCCTTGCGTGGCGGCCAGCGCATTGACCTGACGAACCAGGAGTTCGCCCTGCTGCAATTGCTGCTGCAACACCAGGGGGAAGTGCTGTCGCGCAGCCAGATTGCCTCCCAGGTCTGGGACATGAACTTCGACAGCGACACCAATGTGGTGGATGTGGCCATTCGCCGCCTGCGCGCCAAGATCGATGATGCGTTTGCGGTCAAGCTGATTCAAACCGTGCGCGGCATGGGTTACCGCATTGAGGCACCCTTGCCGTGA
- a CDS encoding heavy metal sensor histidine kinase, which translates to MKHQRHASLRLRLASLFALASAVLFALMGIYVYSALEREVAYRDDMALLGRIDRIKSIIKDNNNIDLLKKQPKIYSNMLGNKDNALWIIDGSGELLIEVNPESLPIPVIAELQPQSLFSTSGAKTARMAWKRMQNGESDLIIIASKLLAEREQMMAAYRWNLGAAWLIGVLLAFAFGWEVVRRGLLPLQRLSQQAAAVSPQHLGLRLDAQQQPQELQALTAALNLMLARLEQGYDKLGQFSEDLAHEMRTPLNNLMLQNQLALSQPRALEDYAQLLDSQQEEYERLARMIDNMLFLARAEKPDAALHLESVDVESLSQQLSGYFEGMAQERGIRIEATAQGHLSADKRLIRRALANLLANAIRYGAANSVVTLRCKAPSPNWLDIEVMNQGAPIGEEHLPRIFDRFYRCDASRSHPDDSGGLGLAIVQSIMHMHGGQVLVSSSDSGTQFTLRFPRQSY; encoded by the coding sequence GTGAAACACCAACGACATGCCAGCCTGCGGTTACGGCTCGCCTCGCTGTTTGCGTTGGCCAGTGCGGTACTTTTTGCGTTGATGGGAATTTATGTTTATAGCGCGCTGGAGCGAGAAGTGGCCTACCGCGACGACATGGCCTTGCTGGGGCGCATAGACCGCATAAAAAGCATTATCAAAGACAACAACAATATCGATTTACTAAAGAAGCAGCCCAAGATTTACTCGAATATGCTGGGCAACAAAGACAATGCCCTATGGATTATCGATGGCAGCGGAGAGCTATTGATTGAAGTCAATCCGGAAAGCTTGCCCATACCGGTGATTGCTGAGCTTCAGCCCCAGTCCTTGTTCAGCACCTCAGGCGCTAAAACAGCGCGTATGGCCTGGAAGCGGATGCAGAACGGAGAGTCAGACCTCATCATCATCGCGAGCAAATTGCTGGCGGAGCGGGAGCAGATGATGGCCGCCTACCGCTGGAATCTTGGCGCGGCGTGGCTGATCGGTGTGCTGTTGGCCTTCGCCTTCGGCTGGGAAGTGGTGCGCCGTGGACTGCTTCCCTTACAGCGGCTCAGCCAGCAAGCGGCCGCCGTCAGCCCCCAGCATCTGGGCCTGCGCCTGGATGCGCAACAACAACCCCAGGAACTGCAGGCCTTGACGGCCGCCCTGAACCTGATGCTTGCACGGCTTGAGCAAGGCTATGACAAGCTGGGCCAATTCTCTGAAGATCTGGCCCATGAAATGCGGACTCCGCTGAACAACCTGATGCTGCAAAACCAGTTGGCATTGAGCCAGCCCCGAGCCTTGGAAGACTATGCGCAGTTGCTGGATTCCCAGCAAGAGGAGTACGAGCGCCTGGCACGGATGATCGACAACATGCTGTTTCTGGCCCGGGCGGAAAAGCCTGATGCAGCCTTGCATTTGGAGTCCGTGGACGTGGAGTCACTATCCCAGCAGCTTTCGGGGTACTTCGAGGGAATGGCGCAGGAGCGCGGCATTCGGATCGAGGCCACCGCGCAGGGCCATCTGAGCGCAGACAAGCGCCTGATCCGCCGGGCTTTGGCCAATCTGTTGGCGAACGCGATTCGCTACGGGGCGGCGAACAGCGTCGTCACATTGCGCTGCAAAGCGCCTTCCCCGAACTGGCTGGATATCGAGGTGATGAATCAGGGAGCACCCATCGGAGAGGAGCACCTTCCCCGCATATTTGACCGTTTCTACCGCTGTGATGCCTCCCGCTCCCACCCTGATGATTCTGGTGGTCTAGGCCTCGCGATTGTGCAATCGATCATGCACATGCACGGCGGTCAAGTGTTGGTCAGCAGCTCGGACAGCGGTACGCAGTTCACGCTTCGTTTTCCCAGGCAGTCGTACTGA
- a CDS encoding GlcG/HbpS family heme-binding protein: MPWLSAKPVCGFLLMTSVQAFAAAAAPAPLQQSNMSLALANALVEATMSACHAQGRFAVAAVIDRGGHLLSLQRDDRVGPHNTDAAVKKAFTALSTKTPSRLFADNARKNPDANNLNTIDSLLLIGGGVPVKVGDDVIGAIGVGGAGGAAFDEACAVEAIDKVLGTAK; encoded by the coding sequence ATGCCATGGCTTTCCGCCAAACCAGTCTGCGGCTTTCTGCTGATGACTTCCGTCCAGGCCTTTGCAGCTGCAGCCGCACCTGCTCCTCTGCAGCAAAGCAATATGTCTCTCGCTTTGGCCAATGCTTTGGTGGAGGCAACCATGTCGGCATGTCACGCACAAGGCCGCTTCGCCGTGGCTGCCGTCATTGACCGGGGCGGCCATCTGCTGTCATTGCAGCGCGACGACCGGGTGGGCCCGCACAACACCGATGCCGCTGTGAAAAAGGCATTCACGGCGCTTTCCACGAAGACGCCTTCGCGCCTTTTTGCGGACAACGCCCGCAAGAACCCCGATGCCAACAACCTGAACACCATTGACAGCCTCTTGCTGATCGGCGGTGGCGTGCCCGTCAAGGTGGGCGACGACGTCATTGGCGCTATCGGTGTTGGTGGTGCAGGCGGCGCTGCCTTCGACGAGGCTTGCGCCGTGGAGGCCATCGACAAGGTGCTGGGCACCGCCAAGTAA
- a CDS encoding multidrug effflux MFS transporter: protein MQKLSAQKSPVTLTLLFALCTMIGPLGIDTYLPSFHAIGQEFGATPIAVQQTLSVYVFAMATTMLFYGTLSDTFGRRRVLMVSAIGYCITSLAAAFAGSIESLVLMRLVQGLCAGSGMVIVRAMVQDQYQGAEAQRMMALVMMVFGLAPALAPVLGGWLQSHGGWRYSFYFLSGFGALLALLIWRQLPETLPPERRTPLKLKVIAGNYLQALRNRKFRTMLIGLALMAGANSIYISSAAEFVMTILGMDETSLGWLFIPLIAGTMLGSAVSSMFARRIPPTVQKRIGYACLLVACACNLLYNSLTQQPTVPWAVLPITLYTFGISQLMPILTLEAMGQFPQMRGLASSLQGFSQMMVFTLISALVAPQIFHSGLLLALGLAITVLLGMAVFAWASRMPDARGLGQVV from the coding sequence ATGCAAAAGTTATCCGCTCAGAAATCGCCCGTTACGCTCACCCTGCTGTTCGCCCTGTGCACCATGATCGGTCCACTGGGCATCGATACCTACCTGCCCTCCTTCCATGCCATTGGGCAAGAATTTGGCGCCACGCCGATAGCGGTGCAGCAAACGCTGAGTGTTTATGTGTTTGCGATGGCGACCACGATGCTGTTCTACGGCACGCTCAGCGACACCTTTGGCCGCCGCCGGGTGTTGATGGTCTCGGCCATCGGCTACTGCATCACCTCGCTGGCAGCAGCTTTTGCGGGCTCGATTGAATCGCTGGTGCTGATGCGCCTGGTACAAGGCCTGTGCGCCGGCTCAGGCATGGTCATCGTGCGCGCCATGGTGCAAGACCAGTACCAGGGTGCCGAAGCGCAGCGCATGATGGCGCTGGTGATGATGGTGTTTGGCCTGGCCCCTGCGCTGGCGCCCGTGCTGGGCGGCTGGTTGCAAAGCCATGGCGGCTGGCGCTACAGCTTCTACTTTCTGTCGGGCTTTGGCGCGCTGCTGGCGCTGCTGATCTGGCGTCAACTGCCTGAAACCCTGCCGCCCGAACGCCGCACGCCGTTGAAGCTCAAGGTCATCGCCGGCAACTACCTGCAGGCGCTGCGCAACCGCAAGTTCCGCACCATGCTCATCGGCCTGGCACTGATGGCCGGCGCCAACTCCATCTACATCAGCTCGGCGGCCGAGTTTGTGATGACCATCCTCGGCATGGACGAAACCTCGCTAGGCTGGCTGTTCATTCCGCTGATCGCCGGCACCATGCTCGGCTCGGCCGTCTCCAGCATGTTCGCCCGTCGCATTCCGCCCACCGTGCAAAAGCGCATCGGCTACGCCTGCCTGCTCGTCGCCTGTGCGTGCAACCTGCTCTACAACAGCCTGACGCAGCAGCCCACCGTTCCCTGGGCCGTCCTGCCGATTACGCTCTACACCTTTGGCATCTCCCAGCTGATGCCCATCCTGACCCTGGAAGCCATGGGCCAGTTCCCCCAGATGCGCGGCCTGGCCTCCTCATTGCAAGGCTTTAGCCAGATGATGGTCTTCACCTTGATCTCCGCGCTGGTAGCCCCCCAGATCTTTCACAGCGGCCTGCTGCTGGCGCTGGGGCTGGCGATCACAGTACTGCTGGGGATGGCGGTGTTTGCCTGGGCATCGCGCATGCCGGATGCGCGGGGGCTGGGGCAGGTGGTTTGA
- the tam gene encoding trans-aconitate 2-methyltransferase, which yields MTWSAQQYSQFEAERTRPVRDLVAAIPNTEVQTAIDLGCGPGNSTEVLQARYPDAAVTGLDNDEDMLRAARERLPQTPFALADIGSWQATPVVDVVLANASLQWLPDHARLYPQLLQQLRDGGSLAVQTPDNLQEPAHVLAREVAARGPWASRIGAVRHPDRHNLDWYYALLQPLCSRVDAWRTTYMHPLANHEAVVEWFKGSALRPFLAQLDAQEKTQYLADYLAAIRQAYPALPSGTVLLPFPRIFIVATR from the coding sequence ATGACTTGGTCCGCCCAGCAGTACAGCCAGTTTGAAGCCGAACGCACCCGCCCTGTGCGCGACTTGGTAGCCGCCATCCCGAACACCGAAGTGCAGACCGCCATCGACCTGGGCTGCGGCCCCGGTAACTCCACCGAAGTGCTGCAGGCGCGCTACCCCGATGCGGCGGTGACAGGACTGGACAATGACGAAGACATGCTGCGCGCTGCCCGCGAGCGCCTGCCGCAGACGCCGTTTGCGCTGGCCGATATTGGCAGCTGGCAGGCCACGCCGGTGGTGGATGTGGTGCTGGCCAATGCCAGCCTACAGTGGCTGCCCGACCATGCCCGCCTCTACCCGCAATTGCTGCAGCAGCTGCGCGACGGCGGCAGCCTGGCGGTGCAGACGCCCGACAACCTGCAGGAACCTGCCCATGTGCTGGCGCGTGAGGTAGCCGCGCGGGGGCCTTGGGCCTCGCGCATCGGCGCGGTGCGCCACCCCGATCGGCATAACCTGGACTGGTACTACGCATTGCTGCAGCCGCTGTGCAGCCGGGTCGATGCCTGGCGCACCACCTATATGCACCCGCTGGCCAACCACGAGGCGGTGGTGGAATGGTTCAAGGGCTCGGCGCTGCGGCCGTTTTTGGCGCAGCTCGATGCGCAGGAGAAGACGCAGTACCTCGCGGACTACCTGGCCGCCATCCGCCAGGCCTACCCGGCGCTGCCCAGCGGCACGGTGCTGCTGCCCTTCCCTCGGATCTTTATCGTGGCGACCCGTTAA
- the uraH gene encoding hydroxyisourate hydrolase yields the protein MQKTRLLIAGLLLNAAIATSALAAQNPLSVHVLNLQDGLPSVGVNVTLEKKVDNKWVQINEGVTNAQGRIPALFPTESTMEKGSYRVTFQTEEWFNKQKTITFFPEIPVIFKADGSVPHYHIPLLLSPYGFSSYRGN from the coding sequence ATGCAAAAAACTAGACTGCTTATCGCCGGCTTGCTGCTGAATGCCGCTATCGCCACTTCCGCGCTGGCCGCGCAAAATCCCTTGAGCGTTCATGTACTGAACTTGCAAGATGGCCTGCCATCGGTGGGCGTGAACGTGACCTTGGAAAAGAAGGTCGATAACAAGTGGGTGCAGATCAACGAGGGTGTCACCAATGCCCAAGGTCGCATTCCCGCTCTCTTCCCCACCGAGTCCACGATGGAAAAAGGCAGCTACCGCGTCACCTTCCAGACCGAAGAGTGGTTCAACAAGCAAAAGACCATCACATTCTTCCCGGAAATCCCGGTGATCTTCAAGGCTGACGGCTCGGTCCCGCACTACCATATTCCCTTGCTGCTGAGCCCTTACGGCTTCTCCAGCTACCGCGGCAACTGA
- the mog gene encoding molybdopterin adenylyltransferase codes for MSASYDTVKVGLVSISDRASTGVYEDKGLPALQDWLGRALRNPLQYETRLIADDEALISQTLIELVDLGCALVLTTGGTGPAPRDVTPEATLAIADKVMPGFGEQMRQISLQFVPTAILSRQVAVIRGSSLIINLPGQPKAIAQTLEGLKDAEGQQQVPGIFAAVPYCVDLIGGPYLQTDEALCKAFRPKGAERTSAG; via the coding sequence ATGAGCGCAAGCTACGACACCGTCAAGGTTGGCCTGGTCTCCATCAGCGACCGCGCCAGCACTGGCGTTTATGAAGACAAGGGCCTGCCTGCGCTGCAAGACTGGCTGGGCCGCGCGCTGCGCAACCCGCTGCAGTACGAAACCCGTTTGATTGCCGACGACGAGGCGCTGATCAGCCAGACGCTCATCGAGCTGGTGGACCTCGGCTGCGCGCTGGTGCTGACCACCGGCGGCACGGGGCCTGCGCCCCGCGATGTGACGCCCGAGGCCACCTTGGCTATCGCCGACAAAGTGATGCCGGGCTTTGGCGAGCAAATGCGCCAGATCAGCCTGCAGTTTGTGCCCACCGCGATTCTGTCGCGCCAAGTGGCCGTCATCCGGGGCAGCAGCCTGATCATCAATCTGCCCGGCCAGCCCAAGGCGATTGCGCAGACTCTGGAAGGCCTGAAGGACGCAGAAGGCCAGCAGCAGGTACCCGGCATCTTTGCCGCCGTGCCCTATTGTGTGGATCTGATTGGCGGCCCCTATCTGCAGACCGACGAAGCCCTCTGCAAAGCCTTCCGTCCCAAAGGAGCCGAGCGCACCAGCGCGGGCTAA
- a CDS encoding riboflavin synthase subunit alpha yields the protein MFTGIIQAVARISAIDDQPGLRSFTVAFPDGFCEDLAIGASVSHDGVCLTVTELLDPRHARFDVMQQSLNITTLGALVLDSPVNVERAAKDGAEIGGHPLSGHVDFTGTLAQVRQFDNNHVMRIAVPEAFRRYVFAKGYIAINGASLTVAEVNRQEGWFEVWLIPETLRMTVFGDKRAGDRLNIEIERSTQVVVDTVREAVDENLGKLKPLLEALLREKGLSLDDLVQPPQLPKA from the coding sequence GTGTTTACCGGCATTATTCAAGCAGTGGCGCGCATCAGCGCGATCGACGATCAACCGGGGCTGCGGAGCTTTACCGTGGCCTTTCCCGATGGCTTTTGCGAAGACCTGGCGATAGGGGCCAGCGTGTCGCACGACGGCGTATGCCTGACGGTGACCGAGCTGCTGGATCCGAGGCATGCGCGCTTTGATGTGATGCAGCAAAGCCTGAACATCACCACCCTGGGGGCGCTGGTGCTGGATTCGCCCGTCAATGTGGAGCGCGCCGCCAAGGATGGCGCCGAGATTGGTGGCCACCCGCTGTCGGGCCATGTGGACTTTACCGGCACCTTGGCCCAGGTGCGCCAGTTTGACAACAACCATGTGATGCGCATCGCAGTGCCCGAGGCCTTTCGCCGCTATGTGTTTGCCAAGGGCTATATCGCCATCAACGGCGCCAGCCTGACCGTTGCCGAGGTCAACCGCCAGGAAGGCTGGTTCGAGGTCTGGCTGATTCCCGAGACCCTGCGCATGACCGTGTTTGGCGACAAGCGCGCTGGCGACCGCCTGAACATCGAGATTGAGCGCAGCACCCAGGTGGTGGTCGACACCGTGCGCGAAGCAGTGGACGAGAACCTGGGAAAGCTCAAGCCCCTGCTTGAAGCGCTGCTGCGCGAGAAGGGCTTGAGCTTGGATGATCTGGTGCAGCCGCCGCAGCTGCCCAAAGCCTAG
- the pmbA gene encoding metalloprotease PmbA encodes MNKSVSSTNSQGDAKAESGFSYSRAFFKDLVEQALSHAQKLGASDAGADASEGSGLSVSVRKGELETVERNRDKSLGVTVYLGKRRGNASTSDFSAEAVQRTVQAAYDIARFTAEDPIAGLPDAADIVPAAEHRDLELFHPWAIDSEAAAQLALQCEAAAFATDKRISNSEGAGVSAQQSHFYSAHTNGFAGGYASSRHSLSVAPIAGKGADMQRDAWYSSMRHADDLADPAVVGRYAAERALSRLGARKISTTECPVLFDAPLAAGLVGSLVQAISGGALYRRSSFLLHSLGKKVFPKHIQLIEDPFIIGGKGSAPYDDEGVRVAKRSVIEDGKVAGYFLSTYSARKLSMHTTGNAGGAHNLHFFSTKTRPSDDLDAMLQKLGTGLFVIELMGQGVNPVTGDYSRGASGFWVENGKIAFPVEEITIAGNLKDMFKGIEAVGADAYNAGSKTLGSILINRMKVAGA; translated from the coding sequence ATGAATAAATCCGTATCCAGCACTAACAGCCAAGGCGATGCCAAGGCTGAGTCCGGCTTCAGCTACAGCCGCGCTTTTTTCAAAGATCTTGTCGAGCAGGCGCTATCGCATGCCCAGAAACTGGGAGCCAGCGATGCCGGGGCCGACGCCTCCGAAGGCTCCGGTTTGTCGGTCAGTGTGCGCAAAGGCGAGCTGGAGACGGTGGAGCGCAACCGGGACAAGTCACTGGGGGTGACGGTCTATCTGGGTAAACGCCGTGGCAATGCCAGCACGTCCGACTTCTCTGCCGAAGCAGTGCAGCGCACAGTGCAGGCGGCCTATGACATTGCACGCTTCACCGCCGAGGACCCGATCGCAGGTCTGCCCGACGCAGCCGACATTGTGCCAGCAGCCGAGCACCGTGACCTGGAGCTATTCCATCCTTGGGCCATTGACAGCGAAGCAGCGGCCCAATTGGCGCTGCAATGCGAGGCAGCAGCCTTTGCCACCGACAAGCGCATCAGCAACAGCGAAGGCGCCGGTGTATCGGCCCAGCAAAGCCATTTTTACAGCGCCCACACCAATGGCTTTGCCGGCGGCTATGCCAGCTCGCGCCACAGCCTGTCGGTAGCGCCCATCGCTGGCAAGGGTGCCGATATGCAGCGCGATGCCTGGTACAGCAGCATGCGCCATGCCGATGACCTGGCCGACCCGGCCGTGGTGGGCCGCTATGCCGCCGAGCGGGCACTGTCGCGCCTGGGCGCACGCAAGATTTCCACGACCGAATGCCCGGTACTGTTCGATGCACCGCTGGCCGCAGGTTTGGTGGGTTCGCTGGTGCAGGCCATCAGCGGTGGCGCGCTCTACCGCCGCAGCTCCTTTTTGCTGCATTCGTTGGGCAAGAAGGTCTTTCCCAAGCACATCCAGCTCATCGAAGACCCGTTCATCATCGGCGGCAAGGGCAGTGCGCCTTATGACGACGAAGGCGTGCGCGTGGCCAAGCGCTCGGTGATCGAGGACGGCAAGGTGGCCGGCTATTTCCTGTCGACCTACTCCGCCCGCAAGCTGAGCATGCACACCACCGGCAATGCCGGCGGCGCCCACAATCTGCATTTCTTCTCGACCAAGACGCGTCCTTCTGACGACCTGGATGCGATGCTGCAAAAGCTGGGCACGGGCCTGTTTGTGATCGAGTTGATGGGCCAGGGCGTGAACCCGGTCACTGGTGACTACTCGCGGGGTGCCAGCGGTTTCTGGGTCGAGAACGGCAAGATTGCCTTCCCGGTCGAAGAAATCACGATTGCCGGCAACCTCAAGGACATGTTCAAGGGCATCGAAGCCGTGGGCGCCGATGCCTACAACGCCGGCTCCAAGACCTTGGGCAGTATCCTCATCAACCGCATGAAGGTCGCAGGGGCCTGA
- the yjgA gene encoding ribosome biogenesis factor YjgA: protein MSRKPKKGYFVRGKFVAEGSELDIELKAELKGTTESSKSDLKKEMDDLQDLGKDLLTLRSDLFKRLELPEILATALAEAKRITNFEGKRRQMQFIGKLMRKLDEKELAAVKAALAEQKEGSSLEKALLHAAEQWRDRMIVSDDAVAQWINEAPDTDIQQLRSLVRQARKDLPSAHDANVQESTGLAPRKGRAYRELFQLVRDHVMASHGASRSAAAADAEDGDDEDDQA, encoded by the coding sequence ATGTCACGCAAACCCAAAAAAGGCTATTTCGTACGCGGCAAGTTCGTGGCCGAAGGCAGCGAACTCGATATCGAGCTGAAGGCCGAACTCAAAGGCACCACCGAGTCGAGCAAATCCGACCTGAAAAAGGAGATGGATGACCTGCAAGACCTGGGCAAAGATCTGCTGACCTTGCGCAGCGACCTCTTCAAGCGGCTGGAGCTGCCAGAGATTCTGGCCACGGCGCTGGCTGAGGCCAAGCGCATCACCAATTTTGAAGGCAAACGCCGCCAGATGCAGTTCATCGGCAAGCTGATGCGCAAGCTTGACGAGAAAGAGCTGGCCGCCGTCAAAGCCGCGCTCGCCGAGCAAAAAGAAGGCTCCAGCCTGGAAAAGGCCCTGCTGCATGCGGCCGAGCAATGGCGCGACCGCATGATCGTCAGCGACGACGCGGTGGCCCAGTGGATCAACGAGGCGCCCGATACCGACATCCAGCAGCTGCGCTCGCTGGTGCGCCAGGCCCGCAAAGACCTGCCCAGCGCGCATGACGCGAATGTGCAGGAATCCACCGGCCTGGCCCCCCGCAAAGGCCGCGCCTACCGCGAGCTGTTCCAGCTAGTGCGCGACCACGTGATGGCCTCCCACGGTGCTAGCCGCAGTGCCGCTGCTGCCGACGCCGAAGACGGCGACGATGAAGACGACCAGGCTTAA